One stretch of Candidatus Thermodiscus eudorianus DNA includes these proteins:
- a CDS encoding M20/M25/M40 family metallo-hydrolase, translating to MTGSRVVELLKELVGVETVNDPVRGLRVTRSEGLRIQEILASYGVETDLLEHNGYPTLLAVKGEGRPVTLFMAHFDVVPPGPGWTVTSPFKPVVVDGYVYGRGAADDKSNVAAIASALRDYQPVKGTIIVAFTGDEEIGGANGAGMLAQKLEEEGLKPDYLVNGDGSLSRVITRRRSAFTATVSVKAEPAVGSGRTGRREFETRLVLRDTMHSAYFTPGVDMHALVAASLWTRDSGFKIARMEGDWVKSNVLPRRVQLEYVEPGVGRITYDEALTRLVDAVLPITRTPILTEKYSDYGVSINPNLYKPGDTHRLIIDIRAMTTDTASIKESLKDTLKENLPGASLEVKGGSGYLYTSRDARLVKIASEANSILGLDPEPVEAGGASDSRYFSPRGVEAIDYGPLGYNIHGPDERVSIDHLLKAVRFYRSIAERIHG from the coding sequence CTTGAGGATCCAGGAAATCCTAGCGTCGTACGGGGTCGAGACGGACCTCCTGGAGCATAATGGGTACCCGACTCTGCTGGCTGTGAAGGGGGAGGGGCGCCCCGTCACGCTGTTTATGGCCCACTTCGACGTGGTCCCTCCAGGCCCCGGGTGGACTGTTACTTCCCCCTTCAAGCCTGTCGTCGTAGACGGCTACGTCTATGGGAGGGGCGCGGCAGACGATAAATCAAACGTGGCCGCGATAGCGTCTGCGCTACGCGATTATCAGCCGGTCAAGGGCACTATAATCGTGGCGTTCACCGGGGACGAGGAGATAGGAGGGGCAAATGGCGCGGGCATGCTTGCACAGAAGCTAGAAGAGGAGGGATTAAAGCCGGACTACCTAGTCAATGGGGACGGCAGCCTCTCCAGGGTAATAACCCGGAGGAGGAGCGCCTTCACAGCCACCGTCTCCGTAAAAGCGGAACCCGCCGTGGGGAGTGGAAGAACGGGTAGGAGGGAGTTCGAGACGAGGCTAGTACTACGGGACACTATGCACTCTGCATACTTCACGCCCGGGGTAGACATGCACGCACTCGTAGCCGCGTCCCTATGGACACGCGACTCGGGCTTCAAGATCGCCAGAATGGAGGGAGACTGGGTTAAGAGTAACGTACTCCCTAGGCGAGTCCAGCTAGAGTACGTCGAGCCCGGGGTAGGGCGTATAACGTATGATGAGGCATTGACTAGGCTTGTAGACGCGGTGCTACCCATCACGAGGACCCCTATACTGACGGAGAAGTACAGCGATTACGGAGTCTCCATAAATCCGAACCTCTACAAGCCAGGAGACACGCACCGGCTCATAATCGATATAAGGGCCATGACCACCGACACGGCGTCGATCAAAGAGAGCCTCAAAGACACCCTCAAGGAAAATCTACCCGGAGCAAGCCTAGAGGTTAAAGGGGGCTCCGGCTATCTATACACGAGCAGGGACGCTAGGCTAGTCAAGATAGCCTCCGAGGCGAACTCCATCCTTGGACTTGATCCCGAGCCGGTCGAGGCCGGTGGAGCGAGCGACTCCAGATACTTCAGCCCGCGGGGAGTAGAGGCCATAGACTACGGCCCCCTGGGCTACAATATACACGGCCCCGACGAGAGGGTCTCCATAGACCACTTGCTGAAGGCTGTACGATTCTATAGGAGCATAGCCGAGAGGATACACGGATAA
- a CDS encoding aldo/keto reductase has translation MVRVEYTELGSTGIRISRIGLGAWQFSQAWGVVEYERAKSIISRALELGINLVDTAIVYGRGMSEEFIGRALRDLGAKRDEVVIATKIPGEMLSYDDIFKATRRSLERLQTSYIDVMQVHWPPCWHNIPVCEYMRALERLLNLGMIRAMGLSNHPIELVDSARACLARADVEVLQVRFNPVELEAEDEIIPYAEENDMTLLAWSPLAKGAILGKYTLEEAEKLDDVRRGDPIFHPANYKQILEVANIVKELAAKYEKTPAQVALNWLLSYSDVVVPIPGAKNPSQVEDNAGAMGWRLKRDDWYRIYEAARRIKLTRVTY, from the coding sequence GTGGTGAGGGTCGAGTACACGGAGTTAGGTTCAACGGGCATAAGAATCTCGCGTATAGGCCTAGGAGCCTGGCAGTTCAGCCAGGCCTGGGGCGTGGTGGAATACGAGAGGGCCAAGAGCATCATATCACGGGCGCTAGAGCTTGGTATAAACCTAGTGGACACGGCTATAGTCTACGGCAGGGGGATGAGCGAAGAGTTCATAGGCAGGGCCTTGAGGGACCTAGGCGCTAAAAGAGACGAGGTAGTCATAGCAACCAAGATACCAGGCGAGATGCTATCATATGACGACATATTCAAGGCTACAAGGAGGAGCCTTGAGAGACTTCAGACCAGCTACATAGACGTGATGCAAGTCCACTGGCCCCCATGCTGGCATAACATACCAGTATGCGAATACATGAGAGCCCTCGAACGCCTGCTAAACCTGGGCATGATACGCGCCATGGGATTAAGCAACCACCCCATAGAGCTTGTAGACTCGGCTAGGGCATGCCTAGCACGAGCTGACGTAGAGGTCCTCCAGGTACGATTCAACCCGGTAGAGCTAGAGGCCGAGGACGAGATAATACCGTATGCCGAGGAAAACGATATGACGCTACTAGCATGGAGCCCCCTAGCCAAAGGCGCAATACTAGGCAAATACACGCTTGAAGAAGCGGAGAAACTCGACGACGTCAGGAGAGGCGATCCAATATTCCATCCAGCCAACTACAAACAAATACTCGAAGTCGCCAACATCGTGAAGGAACTCGCCGCAAAGTACGAGAAAACACCGGCACAGGTAGCGTTGAACTGGCTGCTGAGCTATAGCGACGTTGTCGTCCCTATACCAGGCGCAAAGAACCCCAGCCAAGTCGAAGACAACGCGGGAGCCATGGGCTGGAGACTCAAGAGAGATGACTGGTATAGGATCTACGAGGCTGCCAGGAGGATAAAGCTGACACGCGTAACATACTAA